TCACATCCACAAAGCACTATTTCTAGTGACTATTCTAATTTTCAACCTCATGTTAAAGCACTAACAGCAAATCAAAACACAGATCTCTCTAGTAAAAACTCAAAATCACCCAGCCAAGTCAAAACCCCAGCCTTGATTCCGGAAACGACTTTGTCTGGTAAAAATTCAACATCTCAACCTCAACAAAAAATCAACCAAAACAGCCAACCCGTACCTCAAACGAAAACGCCAAGTCCAAAGACGCCTTTGTCTGGTCAAAATTCAACGTCTCAACCTCAACACAAGAGCAGCCAAAAGAGCCAATTGCAGAAGGCTCGTATTTCCACAGTCAAAACTACCGCAGCTTTTAGGGCTTACAAACCTAGATATGAGATTGCTTGGGCAAACTCAACTAACTATGGAGAGCGCTTCGCAACAGACGTTAATGGTCAACCAGTCAACAATTCACCAATCATAGTACTTCATGAAACCGCTGCACCTGCCTCCAGTGTAATTAATTTTTTTCAAACTCCTCACGATGATAGTAATATTCAAGCAAGCTACCACGCCATGATTAACCTAGATGGGACAGTTGTTTACATAGTCCCACCAGAAAAGCGAGCCTTTGGTGCGGCTCATTCGGTGTTTGATGGGGCGCTTGGTGCAGAAACTGTTCAGACAAATTCTCAGCTCTTTCCATCTGTGAATAATTTCGCTTATCACGTCAGTTTAGAAACACCACCATCTGGCGTCATGAACAACGAACCTACTCACACCGGCTATACAGAGGCTCAATACCAATCTCTGGCTTGGCTTCTGGCTCAAAGTAATGTTCCAGATGAGAGGATTACGACCCATCGAAGTGTGGATCGTTCCGGTCAAAGAATTGATCCCAGAAGTTTTGATTTCAATAAGTTTTTTAAGATACTTCATTCTTTCCGTAAGATAGTTTCTATTAATTGATAATCTATATCAATATATTGCTGATATAGAAACATAGTTGAGGTAGGGAACGCTTAACACGAAACAGGGAATACCGAAGAAGGAATAAAAGTGTAGCGAGTTTTTTAAGCGTACAGCGCAGGCACTCTCACAAAAATTAAATAGAAGTTTTATCTTTAAAATACTTAATATACCGAAAAAGTGTATTTCAAGCAACATTTTACCCAGTATCAAGTCATAATTAATGACTCTGAATATGATTTTTCTAAATAATTATGATGCATGAGAGTTTAAGGCCCTGAATGTGCAATCAAAAATAAAATGGTCACGAGGGAACTAACCCCCTGACCATGTATCAACCAAGTTTTACAACACACAACCACACACAATTTAGTGGGGTCTTTTATTATGTTAAACAATCTTATGATTTTGGTCTAGATTTTTACTGGTGATATCTCCTGTCTACAATTTTCTATGTTTAAAAATATTTTTATAAATAAGCGTAAAGTCTGAAATTAAGCATTATTATTAAGTGGAACCATCAGTGCCAATTCTTATAGAACAGCTATTCAGGGGACAAAGATTCACCAGGAATACTAATTTTGACACTGATATTTGCCCGGAGTTACTTAGATGAGTAGGTCAAGATTGAAAAACGCGCTCATAAAATTTAGGATTTGCGTACTTTACAAATCAACCATTATGTGTAAAAAATTAGCGTGTCTAGTTTTGTGCAGTTTTACAATAGTCAGATGAGCGCAAAAATTTCCCATTTCTATCTCAAAAGTGCATAAGTTGATTTTGCTTGCATTTAATAAAAGAAGAACGGAAAGCAAATCGTCTGATGCGTATAATCAGATTTTTGTAAAGTCTGCCGGATAAAACTTTCCCGGGCGAGCTTTATGTCAATGCGTAAGTCCTAAAGTCTTGGCGATCGCCCATGAAGGCTCCTATGGCTACGCCACGCCTGAGCGCAGAGCGCACGCGGCTTGGGCGAACGGCGAACGGAGCATCGGATGATTGCGGGGGCTTTGCCCCATCGCTTTGTTTGACCCTCCTGTTTGGAATAATGACTCTACAGCTTGTTGTATACAGTAAGAGATACTGTTTACTATTACTTATCTGAAAAAGGAGAATATCTTAAAAGATGGCTCAAAAAAAGAAAAAATCTGTTGCGTCTCAATTAGAGCATCAACTTCACACTAGATGCCCCATTTGTTGTATTATTCCACCTCATATGCTGGAACACGTTGCAGTCAATGGTAACGAAGAGCAGCGTAAGTGGGCATTTCGCACATTAAATGTTTCGGCACAATTTCGTGGACGGCGGAACGTAGTAGGTGCTGTGAATTTTGGGGTTTCCCCAGGTCAGAAGCGTCGTACTATCTATGATGCTAAAAATACTGAACAACTTCCTGGCGTACTCGTCCGTTCAGAAGGCGATCCCCCAAGCCAAGATCCAGCAGTCAACGAAGCCTACGATGCAGCCGGTGCAACTTATGACTTGTTCAAAGAGATTTTTGAGCGCAATTCTGTTGATGACAAAGGACTGCGTTTAGATTCTACCGTCCATTACAACGTTAAATATGACAACGCCTTTTGGAATGGCGACCAAATGGTTTACGGTGATGGTGACGGAGAAATGTTTCAGAGCTTCACCAAATGTATAGATGTTATTGGGCATGAGTTAACTCATGGGGTTACTCAGCATGAAGCTGGTCTCATCTATTTTGGAGAATCTGGAGCACTCAATGAGTCATTTTCTGATGTTTTTGGCTCTCTGGTGAAACAGCGAGTCAAAAATCAGACCGCAGATCAGGCAGACTGGATTATTGGGGAAGGTCTATTGACACTGAAGACAAAAGGTGTAGGCATTCGTTCAATGAAAGCACCTGGAACAGCGTATGATGATCCAGTAATGGGCAAAGACCCCCAACCAGCGCATATGAAAAACAAATACACTGGTACAGATGATAATGGGGGAGTACATATCAACTCAAGTATTCCTAATCTCGCCTTTTATTTAGCGGCTATGGAAATTGGCGGCTATGCTTGGGAAAAAGCTGGGAAAATCTGGTACATTAGTTTACGCGATCGCCTCAAATCCAAAGCCAATTTTAAACAGGCTGCTAATATCACTATCAAAGTTGCTGAAGAACTTTACGGTCAAGGAAGTAAAGAACAAAAAGCAGTGAAGAATGGTTGGCAAAAGGTAGGAGTTCTCTAGAGAAATATTCAACAGACAAAACAATTTGGAGTCATCCGCAGATTGCAACGCATCCACTCGCAACGGGCTACACAGAAACGTACCCACCAAATTAGTAAACACACAGGTGTGTTGTCTGTAAGTGGGCTATAGCCTCAAAAACTTCTGACTTTTGACTTCTTGTTATTGTTGTTTTTCTTGATAAACTGGGAAATATATTGTTATCTTCCCAGTTTTTATTCATTCTTGCAAGATGTAGCAAGACGGAGAACAACAAAATGCGGATATCATTTGAACGCACGGGTGGTTTTGCAGGGATAAGTAGAAAAAAAACTGTAGATACGGCAAGCATTCCGGCAAATGAAGCTGATCAATTACCTTCATTAATACAAGCCGCAGATTTCTTTAATTTACCTGAAAAGATCACAGCTTCTACGACACAACCTGACCGCTTTCAGTACAAACTCACGGTAGAAGATGAAAACAGAGAACACACAATCACTGTGAGTGAAACTGCGCTACCAGGAACGTTAAGACCTTTGATTGAATGGCTGCAACAAAAGTAGAAGAAAGAAACAATATTTTTGTTTTTCATTCTGTAGACAGATGAAAAAATAGACTCATTACAAAACTCATTTTAATATTACGTTTCACTTTGTTCAACTGCTACCTTGTCGAACTCAATATAGAGATGCTTGAGTCCCCGCATGAGTATGTTCGGCAAGTACTGGTAATCATCTTGTGCCAAGCGGATGTTCTTAATCCGTAGCAGCAACCGTTCATAGGCGATCTGCATTTCCTTGCGAGCAAGCATAGCGCCCAAACAATAATGAATGCCATAACCAAAAGATAGGTGGTTGCTGGCATTATGGCGACGTACGTCGAAACGCTCATCGTCTGGAAATTTTATGGGATCGCGGTTAGCAGCATCGAAGCGGATCATGACCAAAGACCCAGCTTTTAGATCAACGTCTCCTAGTTTTGTATCTTGTGTTACAACTCGCCACATTCCCGCTGTCGGAGTTTCCATCCGTAGAACTTCTTCAACAAAGTTCTGTACCAGGGAAAGATCTGTTTGTAGCAACTTCATCTGCTGGGGATTCTTTGTCAGCAACAACATTCCACCCGCGATCGCACTGGTGACTGTCTCATTGCCTGCCACTAGTATTTGCTGAATTATACTCAGCAGTTCAGCAGTGTCGAGCGATCGCTCTTGAGCCACCTTTGCCTGTACCAAGTCCGTGATCAAATCATCTTGAGGCTGTTTTTGGCGTGACTCTATGACATCATGAAAATAATGCTGGAAAGCAAGCACATCTTTAGCACACTCGATCTCCTGCTCTCTAGAAAGCATATGGCTTAGGCGCGCAATAAAAGAATCAGACCATTGTTTGAACTTCGGCAGATCTGCCTGCGGCACACCTAACTGCTGAGCAATAACCTTGAGCGGTAAGGGTACAGCAAACTCACTGACGAATTCACACTTACTCTTATCGATGAAACTGTCAATGAGTTCATCAACAGTCTGCTGAATCAAGTTATGCATTTTATTGACACGCGACGAGGTGAATGCCTTATTCACCAGTGATCGGAATCGCTCGTGTTCTGGCGGATCTGCCGTCAGCAGGGTGTTCATCTGAGGCCAGCCTTGAGCAAAGATTTTTTGCAACTCCGGATCCTGTTCTTCTTTTCCAACCAGTAAAGTAGAGAAATTGCTAGAGAATACTTTTGTATCCTTAAGAATTTCTATCACCAAGTCATAGCGCGTAACGAGGAAGAGCTTAGCGTCAGTATTGGGACTAGGTAGCTCCATAATTGGTGCTTGCTCCTGTGCTAGCTTGTAGAATTCATAAGGGCACACAAGCAGTTCAGGGTCAAAGAAGTTGTAGTCCGACAGATGCTTCATGCTTCTATGGTGGTCAGTGATGGTTTGCTTTGAGTCACTGTGCACTCAACATCATCTTAACAAGTTAGCTTCATCCAAGAGCACTACGTACCAAAATCACAGTGCAATGACTCTTACGAGAAATCGTCTCTGGTATATTTCCTTTGATTGCCTTTTGCAAAAGCTTTTCACGGCTAGCGCCTAGAACAATAACATCACTTTGGTCTTTTTCGGCACACTCAATCACAGCTTCACACACAGAATCGGCGCGAACTGGAGTTGCCATGACATGAGCACCGACTTTACGCTTGAGAAAGCGGACAGATGTTTCTAATGGCTTTGTATCAGGAGTAGAGCCATTCGGCTGGAAGACTTGACAGACTTTAATTTCCGGCGTTGAACTTAAAGAAGCAAGCGCAGGTAAAAGTTGAAGGGCTTGACGAGAGTTAGGACCTCCTGCTACTGACAATAACCAACGGTTAAAAGCTATTGTGCCATTCAACTTCACTAAGACAAGATCACAAGTAGCCTGACGAATGACAGTATCTACCACTCGGCTAAAAACTCGTCCTGGTGTAGAAGTCTTGCCTTTCCAACCCATCAAAACTAAGTCAATGTGTCGTTCTCTGACAGTTTCTAAAATTGCTCTGGCGATATTATCAGCAACTCGTATCTGTGTATGAACGGGAATCTGCTTTTCTTGCCCAAGTTGTAGCGCTTGATTCAAAAGATGATGACTATCAGTGGTTTGCACTGGTGTTTGAGCCGGGTTGCAACCGCGCGGCACGAGAATCACTTGCAGGCATTCTAATTCATAATTACGCTCTTTAGCTATTGCCAGCGCCATCTCAAGCAGAGTTTGTGCGGTGCCCGGATGCGAAAGCGGTACTAATAATCGTCCTTTGCCTGTTTCTGGAGAACGGGTTTGGTAAACGACGTACGAAGGTTTCGCTTTCGATGCCACCTTAGAGGTTTTGCCACTCAATTGTTCTGCTTCTACACGAATGATATCGCTACGTGTAATAATTCCAACTAGTTTGCTGACTTCTGTTACTGGTAGACAGTTGAGGTTATGACGGTTGAGTAGATGTAGAACATAAGCCAACGTATCTTGTGGACTCACTGTTACAGGTTCGGGTGTCATGACTTCGCTGATTGGTGTATTCCCACCTGATGGAAGTGAGGCAATATTTGCGACATCTTTCTGAGTTAGCATACCAACAACTTTGCGACCATCAATAACAGGAAAGTTGCGATGCTGTGAGTTAGAAAAAGCCTGTAATGCTTCGTCAACGCTCATCTGGCTAGATAATGTTTCCACACGGTGCTGCATCACATCTACTGCATTGAGCCGCGATAATAATCCCTCTTTTTTTGGCTCTTGTTCTATGTGAATACCACTAAGCTCTAACAAATGATCGTAAAGCGAACCAGCCGCCACCTTTTCCGCCACCAAATAAGCAACAACCGCACCAATCATCAGCGGTAATACCAAATTAAAATCTGTCGTCATCTCAAAGACGATGATGATGCTGGTGATTGGGACTCTAGCTACAGCACTCAAAAACGTCCCCATCCCTGCTAAAGCATAGGTTGTGGGAGAAGTGATTCCCAACATACTATGTTCTGCAATTCCCACTAAATAACCAAGAGCAGCTCCCAAAAGCATTGGGGGAACTAATAACCCTCCTGGTGCCCCCGAACCGTATGCTATTAATATCAGGACAAACTGAGAAACAAAAGCAATAATAGTCACACCAGCGCTGAGATCACCCGCAGTCAAAGTTTCCCGTAATCCTGCTGTATCCCGAAAAGGCGCTGGCAAAAGAGCGACTACTATACCACAAATTAACCCAGCTAACCCCACTCGCAGAGGTAATCCAAAGGGTAACCAACGGTTGTTAAATTTTATAGAAGCGATAATTCCTCGATTAAACAGTCCACCCAGCAACCCTGCTAATACTCCTAAAGCCAGGTAGAAAGGAATTTCTGGAAGTGAAAAATTGGTTTGTAGTGCAGTTAACTCTAAAACTAAGCTATGTCCTCCGAGCCATCGGGAAATCACCGCACCAATGAAAGAAGCGAGTATTGCTGTACCTAGAGTAAAGCCAGAGACATCTTGAAGCAGTTCTTCGACAACAAACAGAAAACCGGAGATAGGGGCATCGAAAGCTGCAGCTAAACCAGCTCCTGCACCTGCTGCA
This portion of the Brasilonema sennae CENA114 genome encodes:
- a CDS encoding N-acetylmuramoyl-L-alanine amidase gives rise to the protein MKFQIKTTRWHLVIMVFVGLLLGLLIGKSEFWQEKTTSHPQSTISSDYSNFQPHVKALTANQNTDLSSKNSKSPSQVKTPALIPETTLSGKNSTSQPQQKINQNSQPVPQTKTPSPKTPLSGQNSTSQPQHKSSQKSQLQKARISTVKTTAAFRAYKPRYEIAWANSTNYGERFATDVNGQPVNNSPIIVLHETAAPASSVINFFQTPHDDSNIQASYHAMINLDGTVVYIVPPEKRAFGAAHSVFDGALGAETVQTNSQLFPSVNNFAYHVSLETPPSGVMNNEPTHTGYTEAQYQSLAWLLAQSNVPDERITTHRSVDRSGQRIDPRSFDFNKFFKILHSFRKIVSIN
- a CDS encoding M4 family metallopeptidase; the encoded protein is MAQKKKKSVASQLEHQLHTRCPICCIIPPHMLEHVAVNGNEEQRKWAFRTLNVSAQFRGRRNVVGAVNFGVSPGQKRRTIYDAKNTEQLPGVLVRSEGDPPSQDPAVNEAYDAAGATYDLFKEIFERNSVDDKGLRLDSTVHYNVKYDNAFWNGDQMVYGDGDGEMFQSFTKCIDVIGHELTHGVTQHEAGLIYFGESGALNESFSDVFGSLVKQRVKNQTADQADWIIGEGLLTLKTKGVGIRSMKAPGTAYDDPVMGKDPQPAHMKNKYTGTDDNGGVHINSSIPNLAFYLAAMEIGGYAWEKAGKIWYISLRDRLKSKANFKQAANITIKVAEELYGQGSKEQKAVKNGWQKVGVL
- a CDS encoding protealysin inhibitor emfourin, which encodes MRISFERTGGFAGISRKKTVDTASIPANEADQLPSLIQAADFFNLPEKITASTTQPDRFQYKLTVEDENREHTITVSETALPGTLRPLIEWLQQK
- a CDS encoding cytochrome P450, whose amino-acid sequence is MKHLSDYNFFDPELLVCPYEFYKLAQEQAPIMELPSPNTDAKLFLVTRYDLVIEILKDTKVFSSNFSTLLVGKEEQDPELQKIFAQGWPQMNTLLTADPPEHERFRSLVNKAFTSSRVNKMHNLIQQTVDELIDSFIDKSKCEFVSEFAVPLPLKVIAQQLGVPQADLPKFKQWSDSFIARLSHMLSREQEIECAKDVLAFQHYFHDVIESRQKQPQDDLITDLVQAKVAQERSLDTAELLSIIQQILVAGNETVTSAIAGGMLLLTKNPQQMKLLQTDLSLVQNFVEEVLRMETPTAGMWRVVTQDTKLGDVDLKAGSLVMIRFDAANRDPIKFPDDERFDVRRHNASNHLSFGYGIHYCLGAMLARKEMQIAYERLLLRIKNIRLAQDDYQYLPNILMRGLKHLYIEFDKVAVEQSET
- a CDS encoding chloride channel protein, encoding MLIRGKILWLRLYRQLLQPKRFAIFQACLIGLVSALAAVLLKQGVGYLGGWRVHMTHVLPAWLVLPAIGLGGGLLSGWLVERMAPEASGSGISQVKAVLAKVPVSLNLRVAIVKLFSAMIALASGLPLGREGPTLQVGAAIANQVNRLFPSSPDYRRQIIAAGAGAGLAAAFDAPISGFLFVVEELLQDVSGFTLGTAILASFIGAVISRWLGGHSLVLELTALQTNFSLPEIPFYLALGVLAGLLGGLFNRGIIASIKFNNRWLPFGLPLRVGLAGLICGIVVALLPAPFRDTAGLRETLTAGDLSAGVTIIAFVSQFVLILIAYGSGAPGGLLVPPMLLGAALGYLVGIAEHSMLGITSPTTYALAGMGTFLSAVARVPITSIIIVFEMTTDFNLVLPLMIGAVVAYLVAEKVAAGSLYDHLLELSGIHIEQEPKKEGLLSRLNAVDVMQHRVETLSSQMSVDEALQAFSNSQHRNFPVIDGRKVVGMLTQKDVANIASLPSGGNTPISEVMTPEPVTVSPQDTLAYVLHLLNRHNLNCLPVTEVSKLVGIITRSDIIRVEAEQLSGKTSKVASKAKPSYVVYQTRSPETGKGRLLVPLSHPGTAQTLLEMALAIAKERNYELECLQVILVPRGCNPAQTPVQTTDSHHLLNQALQLGQEKQIPVHTQIRVADNIARAILETVRERHIDLVLMGWKGKTSTPGRVFSRVVDTVIRQATCDLVLVKLNGTIAFNRWLLSVAGGPNSRQALQLLPALASLSSTPEIKVCQVFQPNGSTPDTKPLETSVRFLKRKVGAHVMATPVRADSVCEAVIECAEKDQSDVIVLGASREKLLQKAIKGNIPETISRKSHCTVILVRSALG